From Nerophis lumbriciformis linkage group LG13, RoL_Nlum_v2.1, whole genome shotgun sequence, one genomic window encodes:
- the esd gene encoding S-formylglutathione hydrolase, whose protein sequence is MKMAVTQVSSNRCAGGFQKVFEHDSTELKCRMKFAVFLPPKAETDKCPVMYWLSGLTCTEQNFITKAGSQLAAAENGLIIVAPDTSPRGCNIEGEDESWDFGTGAGFYVDATQGPWKSNYRMYSYVTKELPALIQANFPADPDRMSISGHSMGGHGALICALKNPGKYKTVSAFAPICNPMQCPWGQKAFAGYLGPDRATWEAYDATVLAASYSGPQLDILIDQGRDDQFGSAGQLLPDNLIAACSEKKIPVVFRLQKGYDHSYFFIYSFINEHIKHHANFLNATST, encoded by the exons CACCGAGCTCAAGTGCAGGATGAAGTTTGCCGTCTTCCTGCCGCCCAAGGCTGAGACGGACAAATGTCCCGTCATGTACTGGCTCTCAG GCTTGACCTGCACCGAGCAGAACTTCATCACCAAGGCGGGAAGTCAGCTGGCGGCGGCGGAGAACGGCCTCATCATCGTGGCGCCGGACACCAGCCCAC GCGGCTGCAACATCGAGGGCGAGGACGAGAGTTGGGACTTCGGCACCGGAGCAGGTTTCTACGTGGACGCCACCCAGGGCCCCTGGAAGAGCAACTACCGCATGTACTCCTACGTCACCAAGGAG CTGCCCGCGCTGATCCAGGCCAACTTCCCCGCCGACCCCGACAGGATGTCCATCAGCGGCCACTCCATGGGCGGCCACGGGGCGCTCATCTGTGCCCTCAAGAACCCTGGGAAGTACAAG ACCGTGTCGGCCTTTGCCCCCATCTGCAACCCCATGCAGTGCCCCTGGGGCCAGAAGGCCTTCGCCGGGTACCTGGGTCCTGACCGCGCCACGTGGGAG GCGTACGACGCCACCGTGCTGGCGGCCTCGTACTCGGGCCCCCAGCTGGACATCCTCATCGACCAGGGCCGCGACGACCAGTTCGGGTCGGCCGGGCAGCTGCTGCCCGACAACCTGATCGCCGCCTGCTCCGAGAAGAAGATCCCCGTGGTGTTCAGGCTGCAGAAG GGCTACGACCACAGCTACTTCTTCATCTACTCCTTCATCAACGAGCACATCAAGCACCACGCCAACTTCCTCAACGCCACCTCCACATAA